In one window of Photorhabdus laumondii subsp. laumondii DNA:
- a CDS encoding TonB-dependent receptor, which produces MLYQKLTMPYPVDCQDSQPRWQKKSLVALLLPLILLPTRSLYATTPADTLYSVHIPPGSLGNSLSHFAAQTGTALSFDPNLTNGLTAPSLNGSFSAHQGLVQLLTGSHLQLSQRTDGSYTLVKMTKKMTNKGVIVLNPLTVAGNRGYSGNEPLRFGSTTIKGKDIEKFGVIHPVDIFKITPGVLSGEARSSGSLDVNIRGLQGQGRVLTTVDGASNQTALYRGYQGVSNRSFIDPDFIGRVDISKGPTGKGGMGAIGGTVEIKTIEASDILLDGQKAGVRLKGSLLNNHSNPDDYQRNDWPSPSKTSLFDAKNRTGSIVFAIAEPSYELLFGVSQRKRGNYHSGKHGPGAKERGMPGYLCESDPQDCRIPQFSEQMAGYSLYAMGDAVPNTSEDSQSLLGKGKVRFGDGHEISAIISHYQNLYGESYVADMANLSQTFMILEQGPLTRLNMNRHSLNYKWEPASNPWINLDIGVWQTRVNDRPRTANNTLGDKKFMRTVGVNLSNTSLFDLSMQDIELNYGASFIRERTGPSAGKWKYAVNREGERKEGHFFLSGNYMLADRLTLMGGWDYKSYQIEDDSPARPGSSWLPQLTSGKVNNKRDHAHGYWVGTKLELNHETALHAKYAYAPRFPSMVEGIRGYMMNVDDHIKPEISKNIEVGLTSRFPDIIAQNDSFDIAISYFDNRVKDYISRSWMDDYWSMYISNIKEAKFAGLELASVYHSDHFDARLSMNYYTKVKFCTENDGCIARSLPSDYATNHIPPKYAVSLDLTQRFLNDNVSVNARVSHYGQRSVPAGKPRRGSAPLLAPIIWRPATVADISLTARINKHVEFELGVDNVFDKYYIQPLSLGYIPSPGRTFRAGITTYF; this is translated from the coding sequence ATGCTATATCAAAAACTTACTATGCCATATCCTGTTGACTGCCAAGATTCACAACCACGTTGGCAGAAAAAGTCTTTAGTCGCACTGTTATTACCATTAATACTGCTACCGACTCGTTCCCTTTACGCCACCACACCAGCAGATACACTCTATTCCGTTCATATTCCACCAGGTTCATTAGGCAATTCGTTGTCCCACTTTGCGGCTCAAACCGGGACAGCGCTCTCCTTCGATCCGAATTTAACCAACGGACTCACAGCACCTTCATTAAACGGTAGTTTCAGCGCTCATCAAGGTTTAGTACAACTGCTCACAGGCAGTCATTTACAACTGTCCCAACGTACCGATGGCAGCTACACGCTAGTAAAAATGACAAAGAAGATGACCAACAAAGGTGTAATCGTACTAAATCCTCTTACGGTAGCTGGCAATCGCGGGTATTCAGGTAATGAACCATTGCGGTTCGGCAGTACCACCATCAAAGGCAAAGATATCGAAAAATTCGGCGTGATCCACCCCGTTGATATTTTCAAAATCACACCGGGGGTATTATCCGGCGAAGCGCGTAGTTCAGGCAGCCTGGATGTGAATATCCGAGGCTTGCAAGGACAAGGCCGAGTCCTAACCACTGTTGATGGCGCATCTAACCAGACCGCGCTTTACCGCGGCTATCAGGGTGTCTCCAACCGTTCCTTTATCGATCCCGATTTCATTGGCCGGGTAGATATCAGTAAAGGCCCGACAGGAAAAGGCGGTATGGGAGCTATTGGGGGAACGGTGGAGATAAAAACCATTGAAGCCAGTGATATCCTCCTCGATGGACAAAAGGCAGGAGTGCGCCTGAAAGGAAGTCTGTTGAACAACCATTCTAATCCTGACGATTATCAACGCAATGACTGGCCTTCCCCATCAAAAACCTCTCTTTTCGATGCTAAAAATCGCACCGGGAGTATTGTTTTCGCGATTGCCGAACCTTCCTATGAATTGCTGTTTGGTGTTTCTCAGCGCAAGCGGGGTAATTACCACTCTGGCAAACACGGACCGGGCGCTAAGGAGCGTGGCATGCCAGGCTATTTGTGTGAGAGTGATCCACAAGATTGCCGCATTCCACAATTCAGTGAACAGATGGCCGGTTATTCGCTGTACGCAATGGGAGATGCCGTACCTAACACTTCCGAAGATAGCCAGTCATTACTGGGTAAAGGAAAAGTTCGTTTTGGCGATGGTCATGAAATCTCGGCTATCATTAGCCATTACCAAAATCTCTACGGGGAATCCTATGTCGCGGATATGGCAAACCTGAGCCAAACATTTATGATCTTGGAACAGGGGCCACTGACACGGCTCAACATGAACAGGCACAGCCTCAACTATAAATGGGAACCTGCGTCAAATCCCTGGATTAATTTGGATATCGGAGTATGGCAAACACGGGTTAACGATCGCCCTCGAACCGCAAATAATACCCTCGGTGATAAAAAATTCATGCGCACAGTCGGGGTGAATTTGAGCAACACCTCATTATTTGATCTTTCAATGCAAGATATTGAGTTGAACTACGGTGCCAGCTTTATTCGTGAACGCACTGGCCCAAGCGCAGGTAAATGGAAATATGCCGTTAATCGGGAAGGAGAACGTAAAGAAGGCCATTTTTTCCTGAGCGGGAACTATATGCTTGCCGACCGCCTGACCCTAATGGGCGGATGGGATTACAAATCCTATCAGATCGAAGATGACAGTCCAGCTCGTCCGGGTAGCTCTTGGTTACCACAACTCACTTCTGGGAAAGTCAACAATAAGCGAGACCATGCTCATGGCTATTGGGTAGGCACTAAGCTTGAACTTAATCATGAAACAGCACTGCATGCCAAATATGCCTACGCCCCACGTTTTCCATCAATGGTTGAAGGTATTCGTGGCTACATGATGAATGTAGACGATCATATAAAACCTGAAATTTCAAAAAATATCGAAGTCGGGCTGACATCACGCTTCCCGGATATCATTGCTCAAAATGATAGCTTCGATATCGCAATATCCTACTTTGATAACCGGGTGAAGGACTATATCAGCCGGTCATGGATGGATGATTACTGGAGTATGTACATCAGTAATATTAAAGAGGCTAAATTTGCCGGATTGGAATTGGCAAGTGTTTACCATAGCGATCACTTTGATGCGCGTTTATCGATGAATTACTACACAAAAGTCAAATTCTGTACGGAAAATGACGGGTGCATCGCACGTAGTCTCCCTTCGGATTATGCAACTAATCATATTCCGCCTAAATATGCGGTATCACTCGATCTGACACAGCGATTTTTAAATGACAATGTATCTGTCAACGCCAGAGTTTCCCATTATGGACAAAGATCTGTACCAGCAGGAAAACCAAGACGCGGTTCTGCTCCTCTGTTGGCACCCATTATTTGGCGGCCTGCAACTGTAGCCGATATCTCTCTGACTGCCCGTATAAATAAGCATGTCGAATTTGAGCTCGGTGTGGATAATGTGTTCGACAAATATTATATCCAACCTCTTAGCCTCGGCTATATCCCTTCACCGGGCAGAACGTTTCGTGCCGGTATCACAACTTATTTTTAA
- a CDS encoding dihydrofolate reductase family protein: MPKLIYYVATTIDGYIANKNNGLDWLYEFVLGDDATPYDDFYRGIGAVIMGAQTYEWIMTNSPDDWPYKNVPAFVLSHRALSTPEGLNIIITNETVRVIAAKAKKMANGKDVWLVGGGKTAAYFAEAGELQQIFLTTIPVFLGAGIEVFPVSEKVHVIPKTQRFLRSGAIESLLDVDAPTPTP; this comes from the coding sequence ATGCCGAAATTAATTTATTACGTCGCTACGACAATAGATGGTTATATTGCTAATAAAAACAATGGGCTGGATTGGTTATATGAATTTGTGCTTGGGGATGATGCAACACCTTATGATGATTTTTATCGAGGTATTGGTGCTGTGATTATGGGAGCACAAACATACGAATGGATAATGACAAATTCACCGGATGATTGGCCATACAAAAATGTTCCGGCCTTCGTTCTTTCTCATAGGGCGCTGTCAACGCCTGAAGGGTTGAATATCATCATAACCAATGAAACAGTAAGAGTTATTGCTGCCAAGGCGAAGAAAATGGCTAATGGTAAAGATGTCTGGTTAGTTGGGGGAGGTAAAACCGCTGCGTATTTTGCTGAGGCTGGTGAATTACAACAAATATTCTTAACCACGATTCCGGTATTTTTAGGTGCGGGCATTGAGGTTTTTCCTGTGAGTGAAAAAGTCCATGTCATACCTAAGACGCAACGTTTTTTACGTAGCGGCGCTATTGAAAGTTTGCTGGATGTTGATGCTCCTACCCCTACCCCGTAA
- a CDS encoding sigma-70 family RNA polymerase sigma factor codes for MKMTVNVLDTQQIQWMYVHNHDWLFRWLKHRLNCDETAADLTQDTFVKLLRSPLPQQLNEPRAYIVTIAKGLMVNWYRRRSLEQSYLDLLVSLPEPLIPAPEQKLIILETLQEIDIMLSQLPTPVQTVFLLSQIEGMKYEDIANQMNISLSTVKRYMKQGFYQCLIAMA; via the coding sequence ATGAAAATGACCGTTAATGTTTTAGACACTCAACAGATCCAGTGGATGTACGTCCACAATCATGATTGGTTATTTCGTTGGCTTAAGCATCGCCTTAACTGCGATGAAACTGCCGCAGACCTGACTCAAGATACTTTTGTTAAATTACTTCGTTCACCTTTACCACAGCAACTTAATGAACCCCGTGCCTACATTGTCACCATTGCTAAGGGGTTGATGGTTAACTGGTATCGTCGCCGCTCACTTGAACAGTCTTATCTGGATTTACTCGTCAGTCTGCCTGAACCGCTTATTCCCGCACCAGAGCAAAAACTTATCATCCTCGAAACACTTCAGGAAATTGATATTATGCTCAGCCAACTCCCCACGCCAGTGCAAACGGTCTTTTTACTTTCCCAGATAGAAGGCATGAAATACGAAGATATTGCAAATCAGATGAATATTTCGCTGTCCACAGTAAAACGTTATATGAAACAAGGCTTTTATCAATGCCTGATAGCGATGGCATAA
- a CDS encoding FecR domain-containing protein, translated as MPDSDGIRGLGMASSDTSSLSSTPSEKILAEAAEWLTILHDSHASEADRNACAAWCAQSPEHAQAWEHAQCLLARLHHLPPHIASPLLNNKQPLSRREAIRKLTLMLLIPAGASSLFWRSDQFQLLTGDYHTQTGQIQHWSLPDNSQLTLNTQSSTDVHYDDTQRLISLKLGEIYIETHKDNRHPARPFKVQTKQGVIVALGTKFSVRQQASHAQVEIVEGAVRITPDNGLPHILHAGEATHFTQFTVAPQHTRSITSLSWLQGMMVADNLPLATVVTELNRYRSGIIRCDDAVAHLRVSGAFPLRDTDLALHMLLQTYPLSIRRLTRYWITLTSPS; from the coding sequence ATGCCTGATAGCGATGGCATAAGAGGGCTTGGTATGGCTTCCTCTGATACATCGTCTTTATCAAGTACACCTTCTGAAAAGATACTTGCCGAAGCCGCAGAATGGTTGACCATTTTACATGATAGCCATGCCAGCGAAGCTGATCGGAATGCCTGCGCTGCCTGGTGTGCACAAAGTCCAGAACATGCTCAAGCCTGGGAACACGCACAGTGTCTGTTAGCACGGTTACACCATTTACCACCGCATATCGCCTCACCTCTGTTAAATAACAAACAGCCCCTTTCCCGTCGAGAAGCCATCAGAAAGCTTACACTTATGTTGTTAATACCGGCTGGCGCATCATCACTCTTTTGGCGATCTGATCAATTTCAGCTTCTCACTGGCGATTATCACACCCAAACGGGGCAAATCCAGCACTGGTCATTACCGGATAACAGCCAACTCACTTTAAATACACAAAGCTCAACAGATGTTCATTATGATGATACCCAACGGCTTATTAGTCTAAAGCTAGGGGAAATCTATATTGAAACCCATAAAGATAACCGCCATCCAGCTCGCCCATTTAAAGTACAAACCAAACAAGGCGTTATTGTGGCATTGGGCACAAAATTCAGCGTCCGCCAACAAGCCTCACACGCTCAGGTGGAAATAGTAGAAGGAGCGGTTCGCATTACGCCAGATAACGGTTTACCACACATACTGCATGCTGGAGAAGCAACCCATTTCACTCAATTTACCGTTGCCCCACAACATACCCGTTCAATAACATCTCTAAGCTGGTTACAAGGCATGATGGTAGCCGATAACTTGCCGCTGGCAACGGTGGTTACTGAACTGAATCGCTATCGTTCCGGCATCATCCGTTGCGATGATGCAGTAGCTCATCTGCGGGTTTCTGGTGCTTTTCCCCTACGGGATACGGATCTGGCACTGCATATGCTATTACAAACCTATCCGCTCTCAATACGCCGCCTGACCCGCTATTGGATTACACTCACCTCACCCAGTTAA
- a CDS encoding Fic family protein, which produces MTDIYETLCIASQPMSVSDLLVEHPSVPRRTVQRWLGRLVENKKVQILGEGRNRRYVIATEETSDSVADRSDNFPSYIPLSEDSQDILRYIDQPIKARTPVGYQREFLESYEPNVTYYLSVPIRNQLWRIGDTKQISQPAGTYGRAILDRLLIDLSWASSYLEGNTYSRLDTVKLIEYGKIAVGKNAIETQMILNHKAAIELLVDGIEELDFNRYTVLNLHSTLSENLLSNPVYEGRIRQHQVEIGKSVFRPLSGEAHISEILDSLLGKARAISDPFEQSFFMMIHLPYLQPFADVNKRTSRLAANLPLIRSNLCPLTFVDVPEEAYSRAMLGIYEMTRVELLRDLYLWAYERSAREYLAVTQGITTPDPLRLQYRNVIKQIVYRVVATPEMDSIDVIDKLISDELSQSERDTLKALVIEELRRLHEGVLARYGLRPLQFEKWKRKHR; this is translated from the coding sequence ATGACTGATATTTATGAAACTTTGTGTATTGCATCACAACCTATGTCTGTTTCGGATTTATTGGTGGAGCATCCCTCCGTTCCTAGAAGGACTGTTCAACGTTGGCTGGGGCGACTTGTTGAAAATAAGAAAGTACAGATATTGGGTGAAGGTCGAAATCGCCGCTATGTTATCGCTACGGAGGAAACATCAGATTCAGTAGCGGATAGATCGGATAATTTCCCGAGCTATATTCCACTGTCTGAAGATAGCCAGGATATTCTTCGTTATATTGATCAACCCATCAAAGCGAGGACGCCTGTCGGTTATCAGCGAGAGTTTCTGGAATCATATGAGCCGAATGTCACTTATTATCTGTCGGTTCCAATTCGTAATCAGCTTTGGCGAATTGGAGATACGAAACAAATCTCACAGCCAGCGGGAACCTATGGTAGAGCTATCTTGGATCGTTTGCTCATTGATTTATCGTGGGCTTCAAGTTATTTGGAAGGAAACACTTACAGTCGATTGGATACGGTGAAGTTGATTGAATATGGAAAAATTGCGGTAGGAAAAAACGCGATTGAAACTCAAATGATCCTAAACCATAAAGCCGCTATTGAATTACTTGTCGATGGTATTGAGGAACTTGATTTTAATCGATATACCGTTCTCAATTTACACAGTACATTATCTGAAAATTTATTATCTAATCCTGTCTATGAAGGACGTATCCGTCAACATCAAGTTGAAATAGGAAAAAGTGTTTTCAGACCTTTATCGGGTGAGGCCCATATCAGTGAAATTTTGGATTCGTTGCTCGGGAAAGCACGAGCTATATCAGATCCATTTGAGCAATCCTTTTTTATGATGATCCATTTGCCGTATTTACAGCCTTTTGCTGATGTCAATAAACGAACTTCCCGCCTGGCAGCTAATTTACCGTTGATTCGTTCAAATCTATGTCCGTTAACTTTTGTCGATGTACCGGAAGAGGCATATAGCCGTGCAATGCTTGGTATTTATGAAATGACCCGAGTTGAATTACTACGAGATCTTTATCTATGGGCTTATGAGCGTTCTGCCCGAGAATATTTGGCTGTCACGCAGGGAATAACCACACCAGATCCGTTAAGATTACAATATCGAAATGTGATTAAGCAGATCGTTTATCGGGTAGTTGCCACGCCAGAGATGGATTCAATTGACGTGATAGATAAATTAATTTCTGATGAATTAAGTCAATCTGAACGTGACACGTTAAAGGCATTAGTTATTGAGGAATTACGGCGATTACATGAAGGTGTGTTGGCAAGGTATGGTCTCCGACCTTTGCAATTTGAAAAATGGAAGCGAAAACACCGATAG
- a CDS encoding CRISPR-associated helicase/endonuclease Cas3: MEMPIYFQYWGKAKRVLEIDSADYHLLPYHCLDVAAVGMQLLSLERSLTRDLASFLALSTQQLRSMVSFILALHDIGKFASAFQKLLPGLAVGLHRPDCPKEYDGRYFCHDRIGLYFWENIKAELLNRLVNIEGAEHREQREMFDTLMVFIDCVLGHHGRPIDKTGYRAIKHFTEPHNFNAAALFAHHLVELFQPEFPIEKLQSKEWRRRLEQVSWQFAGIAILADWIGSDSHYFTYQSKPMPLTDYWKHAQAMAKKAVMAINLGRPPVVKPFISIQEYYGFAATPLQQWAESIPVDDSPQLFILEDVTGAGKTEAALALTHRLMQAKAADGFYFGLPTIASSNAIFSRIAQHYQQMLLTEDDSKPNIVLAHGTWGMNNQFHEPVLALGHPDRNDGKTDIAASAQCNQWLADPRKQALLAPAGIGAIDQALLAVLPRRYQSLRLFGLNRKVLIVDEVHAADEFMFNLLENLLALHLYQGGSAVLLTATLTFKQRQRLTDIWLNVGGLSSQLLQKNDFPLATKISLNAILPVIEQPLSSRKDVSREIKVDFLNSVGSCVEKVLAAIVQGQCVVWIRNTVDDAIEAYQTLRSLLTEPERCLLFHSQFILQHRKEIEDHVLTIFDKNSHGELRRGKALITTQIFQASLDTDADVMISDLCPIDDLIQRAGRLHRHTRDSDGIYRWGIKDSRPTPILFIHAPEWREQPGSDWLSHNFRNTQYVYRSPVRLWLTMRILRKLGAIRMPAETRQLIDAVYGHAYEQAPEVLKYQENELIDEERSQAAKAKSYWLQWQLYGYCDRSADHWYEDDSDINARYSDIETVEVLLLKKGDSGQLVPWVNSAEFSVSLSTIKLSRNKYADKLAPIPTKLIPALNALQQRYYQVRYLQPWLPDQDPNFTYSSTIGFCER, from the coding sequence ATGGAAATGCCAATTTATTTTCAATACTGGGGTAAGGCGAAGCGAGTCTTAGAGATTGATAGTGCCGATTATCATCTACTTCCTTACCATTGTTTAGATGTTGCTGCGGTAGGAATGCAGTTACTCTCTTTAGAAAGATCGTTAACTAGAGATCTTGCTAGCTTTTTAGCGTTATCTACGCAGCAGTTACGAAGCATGGTCTCTTTTATATTGGCTTTGCACGATATTGGTAAATTTGCCTCTGCTTTTCAAAAATTACTTCCCGGTTTGGCAGTCGGTCTGCATCGACCAGATTGCCCCAAAGAGTATGATGGCCGTTATTTTTGTCATGATCGTATAGGGTTGTATTTCTGGGAAAATATCAAAGCAGAGTTACTTAATAGACTCGTTAATATTGAAGGTGCTGAGCACAGAGAACAGCGAGAGATGTTTGATACCTTAATGGTATTCATTGATTGTGTATTAGGACATCACGGCCGGCCAATTGATAAAACAGGCTATAGAGCGATTAAACATTTTACTGAACCTCATAATTTTAATGCTGCCGCCCTCTTTGCACATCATTTGGTTGAATTATTTCAACCTGAGTTTCCCATTGAAAAATTACAATCCAAAGAGTGGCGAAGGCGACTGGAACAAGTGAGCTGGCAGTTTGCTGGTATTGCAATATTGGCGGATTGGATTGGTTCTGATAGCCATTATTTTACGTATCAATCTAAACCTATGCCGTTAACAGATTATTGGAAACATGCTCAAGCAATGGCAAAAAAAGCGGTTATGGCGATAAATTTAGGGAGACCGCCGGTAGTCAAGCCGTTTATTTCTATTCAGGAATATTACGGTTTTGCTGCAACACCATTGCAACAGTGGGCCGAATCAATACCTGTAGATGATTCTCCTCAGCTATTTATTTTAGAAGATGTTACTGGAGCGGGTAAAACAGAAGCGGCGCTTGCTCTTACACATCGTTTGATGCAGGCAAAAGCCGCTGATGGTTTTTATTTCGGTTTGCCTACAATAGCGTCTTCTAATGCAATATTTAGCCGGATTGCTCAACATTACCAGCAAATGCTCTTGACAGAGGATGACAGTAAACCAAATATCGTTTTAGCTCATGGTACGTGGGGGATGAATAATCAATTTCATGAACCCGTTTTAGCGTTAGGTCATCCAGATAGAAACGATGGTAAAACAGATATCGCTGCTTCAGCGCAGTGTAATCAATGGTTAGCTGACCCACGTAAGCAGGCACTGTTAGCGCCTGCCGGAATCGGAGCGATTGATCAGGCTTTATTGGCTGTATTACCAAGGCGCTATCAATCATTAAGATTATTTGGGCTTAATCGTAAAGTATTAATCGTTGATGAGGTTCATGCGGCTGATGAATTTATGTTTAATTTACTGGAAAATTTATTAGCGCTGCATCTTTATCAGGGCGGTTCAGCTGTTTTATTGACAGCAACATTGACCTTTAAACAGCGTCAACGTTTAACGGATATTTGGCTAAATGTTGGCGGGTTGAGTTCTCAATTATTGCAAAAAAATGATTTTCCTTTAGCAACCAAAATAAGTTTAAATGCCATATTGCCCGTTATTGAACAACCGTTATCAAGCCGAAAAGATGTTAGCCGGGAAATCAAAGTTGATTTCTTAAATAGCGTTGGCAGTTGTGTTGAAAAGGTATTAGCCGCCATTGTACAAGGGCAATGTGTCGTTTGGATACGAAATACAGTAGATGATGCTATTGAGGCTTATCAGACACTGCGAAGTTTACTTACTGAACCTGAGCGTTGTCTGTTATTTCATAGCCAGTTTATATTGCAACACCGAAAAGAGATTGAAGATCATGTATTGACTATTTTTGATAAAAATAGTCATGGTGAATTGCGGCGGGGCAAAGCATTAATTACCACACAGATATTCCAGGCGAGTTTAGATACTGATGCCGATGTCATGATTTCAGATCTTTGCCCTATTGATGATCTCATTCAGCGAGCCGGGCGCTTGCATCGCCATACTCGCGATAGTGATGGTATTTATCGATGGGGTATTAAAGATTCACGTCCTACACCCATATTGTTTATCCATGCGCCTGAATGGCGGGAGCAACCTGGATCAGATTGGCTAAGCCATAATTTTCGTAACACACAATATGTTTATCGCTCGCCTGTACGTTTGTGGTTAACCATGCGCATATTGAGAAAACTGGGTGCTATACGTATGCCTGCGGAAACACGCCAATTAATTGATGCGGTTTATGGTCATGCTTATGAGCAAGCACCGGAAGTGTTAAAGTATCAAGAGAATGAATTAATTGATGAGGAGCGAAGTCAGGCAGCTAAAGCTAAGTCTTATTGGTTACAGTGGCAATTATATGGTTATTGTGATCGAAGTGCTGATCATTGGTATGAGGATGATTCAGATATTAATGCTCGCTACAGTGATATTGAAACTGTTGAGGTATTATTATTGAAAAAAGGGGATTCAGGACAACTTGTACCTTGGGTAAATTCAGCCGAATTTTCAGTGTCACTGAGTACGATTAAATTATCCAGAAATAAGTATGCGGATAAATTAGCCCCAATTCCAACAAAATTAATACCTGCTCTCAATGCATTGCAACAGAGATATTACCAAGTTAGATATTTGCAACCTTGGTTGCCAGATCAAGATCCGAATTTTACTTATTCTTCAACAATAGGCTTTTGTGAAAGATAA
- the casA gene encoding type I-E CRISPR-associated protein Cse1/CasA yields the protein MNLVQDPWLPFRLRDGSEKVLPINAICDHDVMDFALPRADFQGAACQFAIGLLQTVFAPEDKYQWHALYETSPDKKVLQQNFNKVIHAFNVTGIGPLFMQDFDPLQTVKSTTVAGLLIEAPGANGLRLNTDHFIKRGIGDVMSLEMATLALFTLQINAPSGGVGHRVGLRGGGPLTTLVVPQQTDATLWQKLWLNVISRSEWHYSEPDLTSAQVFPWLAPTKVSVNEGTEIHATDVHPLHMYWAMPRRIRLIVEKGENICKISGKYSEFTVSEYRAQNYGGNYTGNWSHPLTPYKWDPKKLTPPLSIKGQPGGVTYKIWDALVFTSHESGQRCAPVVSHFYSLCCHFAELRRVMPRLWVFGYDMDNMKARCWYSVTVPLFFVLFEQQEKILYQVKELQKLAINMIWLCRNQIKAAWFEKPVDVKGDTSFIDLTFWQQSESLFFSVVHQLIDNANSDAPFLTPEQAKHWLNTLRYLCRDLFDEYVALSELGNERSIAKRMKARQQLIIGLYGQKALKEIKTFITNHHIHSGKEEV from the coding sequence ATGAACTTAGTTCAGGACCCGTGGTTGCCCTTTCGGTTGCGTGATGGCAGTGAAAAAGTACTGCCCATTAATGCGATATGTGATCATGATGTTATGGACTTTGCTTTACCGCGAGCTGATTTTCAAGGAGCAGCTTGCCAATTTGCCATTGGTTTATTACAAACCGTTTTTGCGCCGGAAGATAAATATCAATGGCATGCTCTCTATGAAACATCACCTGATAAGAAGGTATTACAACAAAATTTTAATAAAGTGATACATGCTTTTAATGTTACCGGTATAGGGCCTCTTTTTATGCAGGATTTTGATCCGCTGCAAACAGTAAAATCAACCACTGTAGCTGGATTGTTAATTGAAGCACCGGGAGCGAATGGTTTAAGACTGAATACGGATCATTTCATTAAACGTGGCATCGGAGATGTGATGTCTCTTGAAATGGCGACTTTGGCACTGTTTACCTTACAAATTAATGCACCGTCAGGAGGGGTGGGACATCGAGTCGGATTACGAGGTGGGGGACCATTAACCACGTTAGTGGTGCCGCAACAAACCGATGCCACATTATGGCAAAAACTGTGGTTAAACGTTATTAGTCGAAGTGAATGGCATTATTCAGAACCTGATTTAACCAGTGCTCAGGTTTTTCCCTGGTTAGCGCCAACAAAAGTGAGTGTTAATGAAGGGACAGAAATTCATGCTACGGATGTGCATCCCTTACATATGTATTGGGCAATGCCGAGACGTATACGTCTTATAGTGGAAAAGGGTGAGAATATTTGCAAAATTTCAGGTAAATATTCTGAGTTCACTGTCTCTGAATATCGGGCACAAAACTATGGCGGCAATTATACCGGTAATTGGAGCCATCCGTTAACGCCCTATAAATGGGATCCTAAAAAACTAACACCACCCTTATCGATTAAAGGCCAACCGGGAGGGGTGACATATAAAATTTGGGATGCTTTAGTCTTTACCAGCCATGAGAGTGGACAGCGTTGTGCGCCGGTTGTAAGCCATTTTTACTCTTTATGTTGTCATTTTGCTGAACTCCGAAGGGTAATGCCTCGTCTGTGGGTGTTTGGCTACGATATGGATAATATGAAAGCACGTTGTTGGTATTCTGTCACTGTGCCGTTGTTTTTTGTCTTATTTGAACAACAGGAAAAGATTCTATATCAAGTCAAAGAGCTACAAAAGCTGGCAATCAATATGATTTGGCTATGCCGGAATCAAATAAAAGCGGCTTGGTTTGAAAAGCCCGTTGATGTGAAAGGAGACACTTCCTTTATTGACCTGACTTTTTGGCAACAAAGTGAATCGCTATTTTTTTCTGTGGTGCATCAACTTATCGATAATGCAAATTCCGATGCGCCGTTTCTGACACCAGAACAGGCCAAACATTGGCTCAATACCTTGCGTTATCTCTGTAGAGATTTATTTGATGAATATGTTGCTTTATCTGAATTAGGAAATGAGCGTTCAATAGCGAAACGTATGAAAGCGCGTCAGCAGTTAATTATCGGGTTATATGGACAAAAAGCGTTAAAAGAGATCAAAACATTTATCACTAATCATCATATTCACTCCGGGAAAGAGGAGGTGTAA